The following proteins are encoded in a genomic region of Deltaproteobacteria bacterium:
- a CDS encoding MarC family protein, with the protein MILVMDWKEYLFFAFPSILVILNPIGAASTFSALTDGKSYRQRRLIARRACRIALGVLVFFSLLGHLLFEIFGITLGAFRIAGGFLLFGVAWQMLHAKPTRMKETQEEVDEGLLKEDIAVVPLAIPLLSGPGAITTIMVLSGGTKHLTQTLVIILCSAIAVTITYFVLVHSMRLLGLLKVTGTRVVNRIMGLMLAVVAVQFVINGVRDVLPELVKNLR; encoded by the coding sequence GTGATCCTTGTTATGGATTGGAAGGAATACCTCTTTTTCGCTTTCCCTAGCATCCTGGTCATCCTCAACCCGATCGGGGCCGCCTCGACGTTCTCAGCCCTGACTGACGGAAAATCCTACCGGCAAAGAAGACTGATTGCCCGAAGGGCCTGCCGGATCGCCCTCGGGGTGCTTGTCTTCTTTTCACTGTTGGGACATCTCCTCTTTGAAATTTTTGGGATCACCTTGGGCGCCTTCCGGATCGCCGGCGGCTTTTTGCTGTTTGGTGTCGCCTGGCAGATGTTGCACGCCAAACCAACACGAATGAAAGAAACCCAGGAAGAGGTCGATGAAGGACTTCTGAAAGAGGATATCGCGGTCGTCCCCCTGGCGATCCCCCTCTTGAGCGGCCCAGGGGCGATCACCACCATTATGGTCTTGAGCGGCGGGACCAAACACCTGACACAAACCTTGGTGATCATCCTTTGTTCGGCGATAGCGGTCACGATTACCTATTTTGTATTGGTCCACTCGATGCGGCTTCTGGGTCTGCTCAAGGTGACCGGAACACGGGTCGTCAACCGGATCATGGGACTGATGCTGGCAGTGGTCGCGGTTCAGTTCGTGATCAATGGGGTGAGAGATGTCCTGCCGGAACTTGTTAAAAACCTTCGCTGA
- the ilvC gene encoding ketol-acid reductoisomerase: MATIYYDKDSSLAPLKGKKIVIFGYGSQGHAHALNLKESGLDVTVCLRSGSKGIARAKQAGLSVETDADAVASMADVAMIVIPDEDQKKLWDEHLEKNLKKSAALFFAHGFNIHFKRIVPRKDLDCLLIAPKGPGHLVRSQYQDGVGVPCLIAIEQDASGHAKEIGLAYAKGIGGTRAGLIQTTFKEETETDLFGEQSVLCGGVTGLMQAGFETLVKAGYQPEVAYFECLHELKLIVDLVYNGGLANMRYSISNTAEYGDYTRGPRLINETTRKEMEKILKEIQSGSFAREYIEECEKGNPAMKKFRENTAKSLVEKVGEQLRGMMPWLQGSVQKKEQQ, from the coding sequence ATGGCCACCATTTACTACGACAAAGACTCAAGCCTCGCCCCCTTGAAGGGGAAAAAAATTGTTATCTTTGGTTACGGCTCGCAGGGGCATGCGCATGCCTTGAACCTTAAAGAGAGTGGCCTGGATGTCACCGTCTGTCTCCGCTCAGGAAGCAAAGGGATTGCCCGTGCCAAACAGGCCGGGCTTTCTGTAGAGACCGATGCCGATGCCGTAGCCTCGATGGCGGACGTAGCGATGATCGTGATCCCGGACGAGGACCAAAAAAAGCTCTGGGATGAACATCTTGAAAAAAACCTAAAAAAAAGCGCGGCCCTCTTCTTTGCCCACGGGTTTAATATCCATTTCAAGCGGATCGTCCCACGCAAGGATCTGGACTGTCTCCTGATCGCCCCAAAAGGACCGGGGCATCTGGTGAGATCCCAATACCAGGATGGGGTCGGCGTCCCTTGTCTGATCGCCATCGAACAGGATGCCTCGGGTCATGCGAAAGAGATCGGGCTCGCCTATGCCAAGGGGATTGGCGGGACCCGGGCCGGTCTGATCCAAACCACCTTTAAGGAAGAAACAGAAACAGATCTCTTTGGTGAACAGTCCGTCCTCTGTGGTGGCGTGACCGGTCTGATGCAGGCCGGCTTCGAAACGCTGGTCAAGGCCGGTTACCAACCGGAGGTTGCCTATTTTGAATGCCTCCATGAACTCAAATTAATCGTCGACCTCGTCTACAACGGCGGTCTCGCCAATATGCGTTATTCGATTTCCAATACCGCCGAATACGGCGACTACACGCGCGGCCCCCGCCTTATTAATGAAACAACCCGCAAGGAGATGGAAAAAATCTTGAAAGAAATCCAAAGCGGTTCCTTTGCCAGGGAATACATCGAGGAGTGTGAAAAGGGGAACCCCGCCATGAAGAAATTTCGCGAGAACACTGCAAAAAGTCTCGTGGAAAAGGTGGGAGAACAGCTCCGCGGTATGATGCCGTGGCTCCAGGGTTCCGTTCAAAAGAAGGAACAGCAGTAA
- a CDS encoding BrnT family toxin: MKEITFDWDQWNIQKNEEKHGVSALEAESCFYDDKVRIYQDLKHSAFSEKRYLLYGKSLEGRVLMIGFTVRKGKIRIITARPSSRRERRIYEAKGS, from the coding sequence GTGAAGGAGATAACCTTTGATTGGGATCAGTGGAATATCCAGAAGAATGAGGAAAAGCATGGAGTTTCGGCCTTGGAAGCGGAGAGTTGTTTTTACGATGATAAGGTCCGAATTTATCAGGATTTGAAACACTCCGCCTTCAGTGAAAAACGTTATCTTCTCTATGGCAAGAGTTTGGAAGGTCGTGTTCTCATGATCGGATTTACCGTACGGAAGGGAAAGATTCGGATTATTACTGCCAGACCCTCTTCACGGCGGGAAAGGAGGATTTATGAAGCAAAGGGTTCATGA
- a CDS encoding aspartate 1-decarboxylase → MFRTVLKSKIHRACVTKADLHYEGSISVDKNLMYAADLHDHEMVHIWNITNGNRFETYVIPAPAGSGQVQINGAAAHMAKKGNLVIIASFAAMDEKKLKKHQPRIIFVNQKNRVVKITRRSGLL, encoded by the coding sequence ATGTTCCGAACTGTCCTGAAATCCAAAATCCACAGGGCCTGCGTGACCAAGGCCGATTTGCATTATGAGGGGAGCATCTCGGTCGATAAAAACCTGATGTACGCGGCGGACCTTCACGACCATGAGATGGTCCATATCTGGAATATCACCAACGGCAACCGTTTTGAAACCTACGTGATCCCGGCCCCGGCCGGTTCCGGCCAAGTTCAGATCAACGGGGCGGCCGCCCATATGGCAAAGAAAGGGAACCTGGTGATTATTGCCAGTTTTGCCGCGATGGACGAGAAAAAATTAAAAAAGCACCAGCCGAGGATTATCTTTGTGAATCAAAAAAATAGAGTCGTTAAAATCACCCGAAGGAGTGGGCTACTCTAG
- the amrB gene encoding AmmeMemoRadiSam system protein B has translation MLRQPAVAGSFYPAERQKLEIELKRCLAPSPQKKQAIGIVSPHAGYHYSGTVAGQVYSQIELPQKMIILSPNHTGYGLPASIWPEGEWETPLGKAPVDVSLSLQWMKNCPLLQKDTAAHIAEHSLEVQIPFLQSLKRQFTFVPVTLSHLRYSDCHEIGRALAQTIQGTGKPVLIIASSDMNHYENQEITHKKDLEAIEKILALDPQGLYETVHKKSISMCGIIPTTVMLVAAKELGARKAELVQHATSGDVTHDYKSVVGYAGLIIS, from the coding sequence ATGTTGCGCCAACCGGCGGTCGCCGGTTCCTTTTACCCGGCAGAACGTCAAAAATTAGAGATTGAACTGAAACGGTGCCTGGCACCGTCACCCCAAAAAAAACAAGCGATTGGGATTGTCTCTCCCCATGCCGGCTACCACTATAGCGGGACTGTGGCAGGCCAGGTTTATTCTCAAATAGAACTCCCACAAAAAATGATCATCCTTTCCCCCAACCACACCGGTTATGGTCTCCCTGCCTCCATCTGGCCAGAAGGGGAATGGGAAACACCTTTGGGAAAAGCACCTGTCGATGTCTCTTTGAGCCTCCAGTGGATGAAAAATTGCCCACTCCTTCAAAAAGATACCGCCGCTCATATTGCCGAACATTCTCTGGAAGTACAGATCCCGTTCCTCCAGTCCCTGAAACGTCAGTTCACTTTTGTCCCTGTCACCCTGAGTCATCTCCGTTACTCCGACTGCCACGAGATCGGCAGGGCCTTGGCCCAAACAATCCAGGGAACCGGTAAGCCCGTCCTGATCATCGCCAGCTCCGACATGAATCATTATGAAAACCAGGAGATCACTCACAAGAAAGATCTTGAGGCGATCGAAAAGATCCTGGCCCTCGATCCCCAGGGACTCTACGAAACAGTCCACAAGAAATCGATTTCGATGTGCGGAATTATCCCGACAACCGTAATGCTTGTCGCCGCCAAAGAATTGGGGGCCCGGAAGGCGGAACTGGTTCAGCATGCGACGAGTGGTGATGTTACTCACGATTATAAATCTGTCGTTGGGTATGCGGGCTTGATAATATCTTGA
- a CDS encoding phosphatase PAP2 family protein → MMPLKKKTALVLLLLMSSSAVRAQEPETQPKTNEQEYLERSESASHWFFEKLPRHLGEDILETFLSPVALVWTNGILLSGIVGTQDSAIQESMASHNLLGRGNGFFNVFGEIYTLGGISFATVLAGFFLKNEKLKLLGEIFVESLFLTEAMTLGFKYGVGRARPDGSDNYSFPSGHASASFAMATSVTAVYGPWAGIPSYALASLIALSRLDDNKHFVSDVLFGATIGTAFALGTARFHKKENHSLFVVPQMNLDSMGISLVKTF, encoded by the coding sequence ATGATGCCCCTTAAGAAAAAGACGGCGCTTGTCCTGCTCCTTCTCATGAGCAGTTCTGCGGTCAGGGCCCAGGAACCGGAAACACAACCCAAAACTAATGAGCAGGAATACCTGGAGCGGTCAGAGTCGGCCTCGCACTGGTTTTTCGAAAAACTGCCCCGTCATCTAGGAGAAGATATTCTAGAAACATTTTTGAGTCCCGTGGCCCTGGTCTGGACCAATGGAATCCTTCTCTCCGGGATCGTGGGGACCCAAGATTCGGCCATTCAAGAATCGATGGCCTCCCATAACCTTTTGGGGAGGGGCAACGGTTTCTTCAATGTCTTCGGTGAAATTTATACCCTGGGGGGGATTTCGTTTGCAACGGTCCTTGCCGGTTTTTTCCTTAAAAATGAAAAACTAAAACTCCTCGGCGAAATTTTTGTGGAATCCCTCTTCTTGACCGAAGCGATGACCCTGGGGTTTAAATACGGTGTTGGCCGCGCGCGCCCCGACGGTTCCGACAACTACTCCTTTCCATCCGGTCATGCCTCCGCCAGCTTTGCTATGGCCACCAGTGTAACTGCCGTCTACGGGCCATGGGCCGGGATCCCCTCCTACGCCCTCGCCTCCCTGATTGCCCTTTCCCGTCTGGATGACAACAAGCATTTTGTCTCCGACGTCCTTTTCGGGGCCACGATCGGAACCGCCTTTGCTCTGGGAACGGCCCGTTTCCATAAAAAGGAAAATCATTCTTTATTTGTTGTTCCTCAAATGAATCTTGACAGCATGGGAATCAGTTTGGTGAAGACCTTCTGA
- a CDS encoding DUF177 domain-containing protein: protein MKIRILDIPEEGLDLVEESPSKGVSPKGQDHWFDETVREALREKFPKTNRASFNAHLDKTCRNVSVVGQIEIDTDPTCDRCLEPFHHHLSIPLKMDMAPYEKPEEAAGDDIKLSKDDLNFSFYQGDEIDIAQIVHEQIVLETPIRNLCQEDCKGLCPQCGQNLNKGKCSCPPQKKHSPFVALKRIFKS, encoded by the coding sequence ATGAAAATAAGGATTCTGGATATCCCGGAGGAGGGGCTTGATCTTGTGGAAGAATCTCCCTCTAAGGGTGTGTCACCCAAGGGGCAAGACCACTGGTTTGACGAGACCGTTCGGGAGGCCCTCCGCGAGAAATTCCCGAAGACAAACAGGGCCTCTTTTAACGCGCATCTGGACAAGACCTGCCGGAATGTCTCGGTTGTCGGGCAAATTGAGATTGATACCGACCCGACCTGCGATCGTTGTCTGGAACCATTTCATCATCACCTTTCCATCCCCTTGAAAATGGATATGGCTCCTTATGAGAAGCCGGAAGAGGCGGCCGGGGATGACATTAAACTCAGCAAGGATGATCTTAATTTTAGTTTCTATCAGGGGGATGAGATCGATATTGCTCAAATCGTCCACGAACAGATTGTTTTAGAGACTCCGATCCGCAACCTTTGTCAGGAGGATTGCAAAGGACTTTGCCCGCAGTGTGGTCAGAATCTGAATAAGGGAAAGTGCTCCTGCCCCCCTCAAAAAAAGCATTCTCCCTTTGTGGCCTTGAAAAGGATATTTAAGTCTTAG
- the gltX gene encoding glutamate--tRNA ligase, whose translation MSFRCRFAPSPTGHLHIGGARTALFNWLLARKNKGTFLLRIEDTDRERSTEEYIHSIVEGLRWLGLDWDEGPYHQMERMEIYKEHIERLFKQSRAYRCYCTAAELEERRKALLAKGLKPKYDGRCQNADQNQKKPYCIRFVTERSGETVVNDLIKGTVTFQNEELDDLVIQRTDGTPTYNLCVVVDDVTMKISHLIRGDDHLNNTPRQIQLYKVFGYTPPQFGHLPMILGPDKSRLSKRHGATSVLEYKEQGYLPEALINFLVRLGWAHGDQEIFTREEMVENFSIEAVGKSGGVFNSEKLLWLNSHYIKIKTNGELLTLSRPFLEKAGFTVKETDQSCHAVGSVKEKVKLLSEIPAAVGFFFRDEIVIEQKAGEKFLTEDNRKLLQRLLQPLTSLKDFTEESIKPVFEGILAETGKKLGDLAQPVRVALTGGTVSPGIFELMGILGKQKTLARLEKAIHDAP comes from the coding sequence ATGTCTTTTCGTTGTCGTTTTGCCCCATCCCCCACCGGCCACCTCCATATCGGCGGCGCCAGGACCGCTCTTTTCAACTGGCTGTTGGCGCGAAAAAACAAGGGGACCTTCCTTTTAAGGATCGAGGACACCGATCGGGAACGTTCCACCGAGGAGTACATTCATTCGATTGTGGAGGGACTCCGCTGGCTCGGCCTCGACTGGGATGAAGGGCCGTACCACCAGATGGAACGGATGGAGATCTATAAGGAACATATCGAGCGACTTTTCAAACAATCGAGGGCCTACCGTTGTTACTGTACCGCCGCGGAACTGGAAGAGAGACGCAAGGCGCTTCTGGCCAAAGGACTCAAGCCAAAGTACGATGGCCGGTGCCAGAACGCTGACCAAAACCAGAAGAAGCCTTACTGCATCCGTTTCGTCACGGAAAGATCGGGGGAAACGGTCGTCAATGACCTGATCAAAGGAACGGTCACCTTCCAGAATGAGGAACTGGACGACTTGGTCATCCAGAGAACCGATGGGACACCGACTTATAATCTGTGCGTGGTGGTCGATGATGTCACGATGAAGATCAGTCATCTCATCCGGGGCGATGACCACCTTAATAATACCCCGAGGCAGATTCAGCTCTACAAGGTCTTTGGTTACACCCCTCCCCAATTCGGTCACCTGCCGATGATCCTGGGGCCGGACAAGTCCCGTCTTTCCAAGCGGCATGGGGCTACCTCGGTCTTGGAATACAAGGAACAAGGGTACCTCCCGGAGGCGTTGATCAATTTTCTGGTGCGTCTCGGCTGGGCCCACGGGGATCAGGAGATTTTCACACGGGAAGAAATGGTCGAAAACTTTAGCATTGAAGCGGTCGGCAAATCGGGCGGGGTTTTCAATTCTGAGAAACTTCTCTGGTTGAACAGCCATTACATCAAGATAAAAACGAACGGGGAGCTTCTCACACTCTCCCGCCCTTTTCTGGAAAAGGCGGGATTCACGGTGAAAGAAACGGATCAATCCTGCCATGCTGTTGGAAGCGTGAAAGAAAAAGTAAAGCTACTTTCCGAAATCCCCGCGGCTGTCGGTTTTTTCTTCCGGGATGAGATTGTTATCGAGCAAAAAGCCGGAGAGAAATTTTTGACGGAGGACAATCGAAAACTCCTCCAAAGGCTTCTCCAACCATTGACCTCCTTGAAAGATTTCACGGAAGAGTCGATCAAACCTGTCTTTGAGGGAATCCTGGCAGAGACGGGAAAGAAGCTGGGGGATTTGGCTCAGCCGGTCCGGGTGGCGCTGACCGGAGGAACGGTCAGCCCCGGTATTTTTGAACTCATGGGTATCCTCGGCAAACAGAAGACCCTGGCCCGCCTTGAAAAAGCAATCCATGATGCCCCTTAA
- a CDS encoding type II toxin-antitoxin system VapC family toxin produces the protein MPPSSFVVDSSVVVKWFVKDEPDDSPAQRILQIFRKGDSQFIIPDLLFYEVGNVFLKKWPRDLEKIQRGFLALWRLPWFLIPLRQSLLARSLELAAQYQLTFYDALFVATAERSEAAFITADEKLLKRIKFFPFAHSLSSFEGDD, from the coding sequence GTGCCGCCCTCCTCCTTTGTGGTTGACTCCTCCGTTGTCGTCAAATGGTTCGTCAAGGATGAACCGGACGATTCACCAGCTCAAAGGATTCTGCAGATTTTCAGAAAGGGGGACTCTCAATTTATTATTCCCGATCTTCTTTTCTACGAAGTCGGCAATGTCTTTCTCAAAAAATGGCCCCGCGATCTGGAAAAGATTCAAAGGGGATTTCTGGCCTTATGGCGATTGCCCTGGTTTCTTATCCCTCTGCGCCAGTCATTACTGGCACGATCGTTGGAACTGGCGGCACAATACCAACTGACCTTTTATGACGCCCTCTTCGTCGCCACGGCGGAACGATCAGAAGCAGCCTTTATCACGGCCGATGAAAAACTGCTGAAGAGGATCAAATTTTTCCCTTTTGCCCATTCCTTGTCATCGTTTGAAGGAGACGATTAG
- a CDS encoding ribbon-helix-helix protein, CopG family, producing MAKVMISLPDDLLEELDKAAEENHKRRSELIKDLALEFLRGQKMAFPVRSEEAFDRLREFQFKLSPGETAEGLIRHMRDSR from the coding sequence ATGGCCAAGGTGATGATTTCACTGCCGGATGACCTGTTGGAAGAGCTGGACAAAGCGGCCGAGGAGAACCACAAACGCCGAAGCGAGCTTATCAAGGACCTGGCCCTTGAATTCTTAAGGGGTCAAAAGATGGCGTTCCCTGTCCGGTCAGAGGAAGCCTTTGACCGTCTCCGTGAGTTCCAATTCAAACTCTCCCCTGGTGAAACCGCCGAGGGGCTTATCCGCCATATGAGGGACTCCCGTTAG